GCGGTCGACACCACCGAGGACTACACGGTGTCGGCCTGGGCCCAGCTCGACGCGCTGCCCGGCAACTACGCGACGATCGTCAGCCAGGACGGACGCCGCACCGAGAATCCGTTCTACCTCCAGTACGGGCAGGGCGCGTTCGCCTTCAGCACCCCGGGCGGCAAGCGCGCGCGGGCGGAGATGACGCCCGAGACCGGCAGGTGGTACCACCTGGTGGGCGTGCGTGCGGGCGACGAGCTGAAGCTGTACGTCGACGGCAGCCTCGCGGCCACGGCCCAGGCCGGTACCGCCGACGCCAGCACCGGCCCGCTCTCGGTCGGCCGTGCGCAGTACGCGGGCGAGAAGGGCGACTTCTGGAACGGTTCCATCGACCAGGTCAGGGTGTACGACAAGGCCCTGACCGCGGACGAGGTGAGCGCGCTGCACGGCACCGAGAAGCCGTAGCCGTCCGGCGCGGTAACCCGCTGCCCGCCCCCGCGTCCGTGCTGGGGCGGGCAGCGGTAGGCCCCGGCAGCCGGGCCGGGCACGGGGCCGTGTGAGGATCGGGGGATGGATGATCCGGAGATCCGCCGACGCCGCGACGACGACCTGAAGGCGTGCGTCGAGGCACTGGCCACGGTGTACGAGGCGGACCGCTACCCGGCCCGGTGGCCGGACGACCCGGCGGGCTGGCTGACCCCCGAGGGGCTGGTCGACGCCTGGGCGGCCTGGGACGGCACGCACGTGCTGGGGCATGTCGCGCTCACCCGGACCGGCCCCGCCATGGCGGCGGAGGCCGGGCTCGCGCCGGACCGACTGGCCTCGGTGTCACGGCTGTTCGCCACGGCGTCGGCGCGGCGGCGCGGAGTGGCGAGCGCGCTGCTCTCGACCGCGTCGGCCGCCGCCGCGGCCGCCGGCCGGCGGCCGGTCCTGGAGGTGGAGGACGGCGGCGGCGCGGCGGTCCGGCTCTACGAGAACGCCGGCTGGCGGCTCGTCTCGAGCCGCGTGGGCGACTGGACGACGGCCGACGGCCGGACGGCGCTGCTGCGCACGTACATCGCACCGGCGGCTGCGGCGCGGTAGTACACCTGCGGCCCGGACGCGACGCGTTCGCGTCGTGTCCGGGCCGCAGGCCTGCGTGGTGCGGGGCGGTCAGGGAGCCCAGGGGACCTCCACCGCCCAGGTGGTGTCCTCGGTGAACGTGGCCGGGCTGTCCCAGGCGTGCCCGCCGCCCGGCGTGGCCAGCCACACCTCCGAGTCGATGTGGCGCAGATAGCTGCCGGGCAGGTTGGCGCTGGACAGCCGTACGCCGCCGGTGCCGGCGACGGCGCACCAGGTGGCGTCGGCCTTGAAGAGCGCCGAGCCGTCATTGGCGTCCCGCCGGACCCGGAAGTCCCGGTGCCGGAGGTACTCGCCGGGATAGTTCCGGGACTCCAGCGAGTAGCAGTTGCTGTTGGCGAGCCCGGTGACGATCTTCCAGGTGGCGTCGTTCTTCAGCAGTGCGCTGCTCCCGCTGTCGACGACCTCGGTGAAGGCGAGCGCGTCCTGGTGGCGCAGGTACTTGTCGGTGTACCCGGGTGTCGTGACCCGCAGCGACTTGTACTGCCCGGTGGGCAGGGTCACCGGCGGGGCCGGGTTGCGTGAGGCGTTGATGAGGGCCTGGTTGGCGGCCTTCACCCGGGCGGTGTCCACCTTGACGACCTGGCGGTCGTAGGTGAGCAGCCCGTTCGCCTCGTTCTCCACATCGGTGATCTCCGTGTAGACCGAGGCGGAGAGGCCTGCGGGCAGCTGGCCGATCCGGATGCTGTCGAGCAGCCCGACGAAGCGGTTGTCGAGCGCGGCGACGCTCGGCTGGTCCTCGTAGCTGAAGCCGCCGCCGGGGAACCACTCGTGGCCGGGGACCTTGTAGCCGAGGCCGCCGAACTCACCGAGGACCGCGGCTCTGGTCGCGGTGGGCGCGGTGTTGCCGGGGCCGACGTAGATGTGGTTGTCGACCACGTCCCCGTTGCCGCCGTCGACCGAGCCGCAGCAGTTCACCCCGCTCATGTTGTTCACCAGCCGGGACGGGTCGTACGCCTTCACCTCGTTGGCGATCCTGGCCTGGTCGTACTGGCCCCAGCCCTCGTTCTGGTCGACCCACATCACCAGCGAGGGCGAGCTGCGGTGCTGGTCGATGATCGCGTGGAACTCGGACTCCCACTGGGTGCGGGCCGCCGGGCCGGGGCTCTTGCCGGTGTCCATGGCCGGCATGTCCTGCCAGACCAGCAGGCCCAGCTTGTCCGCCCAGTAGAACCAGCGCTGCGGTTCGACCTTGATGTGCTTGCGGACCATGTTGAACCCGAGGTCCTTGTGGGCCTGGAGGTCCGACTTCAGGGCGGCGTCCGTCGGCGCGGTGTAGATGCCGTCCGGCCAGTAGCCCTGGTCCAGGGTGCCGGTCTGGAACACGAACTTCCCGTTGAGGACCGGCCGCAGCACGCCGTCGACCTTGGCCACGGCGATGGACCGCATGCCGGTGTAGCCGCCGACCGCGTCGGTGACGGCCGAGCCGTCGAGCAGCTCCGC
This window of the Streptomyces sp. 840.1 genome carries:
- a CDS encoding AbfB domain-containing protein, producing the protein MSRLRIPGRRPWWRRTIATTGLLALVSTALVGTGTAPAGAASWTPKPSPMTTPWTAQVPVDKPLPEYPRPQLTRPDWANLNGIWDFAVTGRDAGQPSSFTDQIRVPFVAESALSGIQRKITENDKLWYKRTFTVPSNWNGRRVELNFGASDWQTTVWVNGTQVGAHKGGYDSFAYDITPQLNGGTNTVVVSVYDPTQTGGQAVGKQRINDVRPHNGGGIFYTAASGIWQTVWLEPVATAHITRLDMTPSLGNGTLRVKVQGASASGRSARVSVSSGGSVVGTATGTVGSEISVPVPNAHLWTPEDPFLYDVKAELLDGSAVTDAVGGYTGMRSIAVAKVDGVLRPVLNGKFVFQTGTLDQGYWPDGIYTAPTDAALKSDLQAHKDLGFNMVRKHIKVEPQRWFYWADKLGLLVWQDMPAMDTGKSPGPAARTQWESEFHAIIDQHRSSPSLVMWVDQNEGWGQYDQARIANEVKAYDPSRLVNNMSGVNCCGSVDGGNGDVVDNHIYVGPGNTAPTATRAAVLGEFGGLGYKVPGHEWFPGGGFSYEDQPSVAALDNRFVGLLDSIRIGQLPAGLSASVYTEITDVENEANGLLTYDRQVVKVDTARVKAANQALINASRNPAPPVTLPTGQYKSLRVTTPGYTDKYLRHQDALAFTEVVDSGSSALLKNDATWKIVTGLANSNCYSLESRNYPGEYLRHRDFRVRRDANDGSALFKADATWCAVAGTGGVRLSSANLPGSYLRHIDSEVWLATPGGGHAWDSPATFTEDTTWAVEVPWAP
- a CDS encoding GNAT family N-acetyltransferase produces the protein MDDPEIRRRRDDDLKACVEALATVYEADRYPARWPDDPAGWLTPEGLVDAWAAWDGTHVLGHVALTRTGPAMAAEAGLAPDRLASVSRLFATASARRRGVASALLSTASAAAAAAGRRPVLEVEDGGGAAVRLYENAGWRLVSSRVGDWTTADGRTALLRTYIAPAAAAR